The following are encoded in a window of Phaseolus vulgaris cultivar G19833 chromosome 3, P. vulgaris v2.0, whole genome shotgun sequence genomic DNA:
- the LOC137808558 gene encoding phosphatidylinositol/phosphatidylcholine transfer protein SFH13-like, whose amino-acid sequence MHEPANIYPNTTLIINFLFSLTHNSFSFLFHLQHCYQMSGVEEGGGVEAENWEEERGRFRIGSLKKKALNASSRFTHSLKKRGKRKIDFRVPIEDVRDAKEESAVQELRQRLLQKGFMPPTHDDYHALLRFLKARDFNMEKTMQMWEEMLIWRKEFGTDAILKDFEFEELEEVLQHYPQGYHGVDKEGRPVYIERLGKAHPSRLMRITTIDRYLKYHVQEFEKALQEKFPACSIAAKRRISSTTTILDVQGLGIKNFSPTAASLLAAITKIDNSYYPETLHRMYIINAGLGFKKMLWPAAQKFLDAKTIAKIQVLEPKSTCKLLDIIDSSQLPEFLGGTCTCSGEGGCLRSSKGPWNDPDIMKLVHNVEGTFVRENAQMSNEHQNSDSFWIRSQKGQCSDTSTAESGSDLDDSFSSISQSRFTFPRLAPVHEEVRVADNFYSCDDSASAAEKVLQSDEFHITRDQSLQNDDTANIACMENSEDAGTSVRSWFSFVKEKVEKTNILNMSRVLIYFLERLVMFFRSLRLEFWRTQNNIYPSVAMEHENNSLTAASETVSERNHILQFTQRLEILEKTFGELSHKPAGIPLEKEQMLMSSLDRIKCVEFDLDKTKRVLHATVMKQFEIAELVENLRASKSQVNCFSVHI is encoded by the exons ATGCATGAACCTGCAAACATTTACCCAAACACCACTCTCATTATTAACTTTCTCTTCTCTCTTACTCATAActctttttccttccttttcCACCTTCAACACTGTTATCAGATGTCAG GGGTGGAAGAAGggggtggtgttgaagctgagAATTGGGAGGAGGAGAGAGGAAGGTTCAGAATTGGAAGCTTGAAGAAGAAGGCCTTAAACGCTTCTTCCAGATTCACCCACTCGCTTAAGAAACGAGGGAAGAGGAAGATAGACTTCAGGGTTCCCATTGAGGATGTGAGAGACGCTAAAGAGGAATCTGCGGTGCAGGAATTGCGTCAGAGACTGCTGCAGAAGGGGTTCATGCCTCCCACCCATGATGATTATCATGCATTGTTAAg GTTTCTTAAAGCAAGAGACTTTAACATGGAGAAGACAATGCAGATGTGGGAAGAAATGCTAATTTGGAGAAAAGAATTTGGAACTGACGCCATCCTCAAG GATTTTGAATTTGAAGAGCTGGAAGAAGTATTGCAGCATTACCCTCAAGGGTATCATGGAGTTGACAAGGAAGGTAGACCAGTTTACATCGAAAGGCTTGGGAAAGCTCATCCAAGTCGGTTGATGCGTATAACCACAATAGATAGATATTTGAAATATCATGTTCAAGAGTTCGAGAAGGCTCTGCAAGAGAAATTTCCAGCATGTTCCATTGCAGCCAAGAGACGGATTTCATCAACCACAACAATATTGGACGTGCAGGGCTTG GGAATAAAAAATTTCTCTCCTACTGCTGCAAGTCTATTGGCTGCCATCACAAAAATAGATAACAGTTACTATCCTGAG ACATTACATCGAATGTATATCATCAATGCTGGTCTAGGCTTTAAGAAGATGCTTTGGCCTGCTGCACAGAAGTTTCTTGATGCGAAAACTATTGCAAAGATACAG gttcttgaaccTAAGTCTACATGTAAATTACTTGATATCATTGACTCTAG CCAGTTGCCAGAATTTTTGGGTGGCACATGTACATGTTCTGGAGAAGGTGGATGTCTTAGATCTAGTAAAGGGCCATGGAATGATCCTGATATCATGAAG TTGGTTCATAATGTGGAGGGAACGTTTGTGAGAGAAAATGCCCAAATGTCCAATGAACATCAGAATTCAGACTCTTTCTGGATACGTTCCCAGAAG GGACAGTGCAGCGATACTTCAACAGCAGAGTCCGGGTCAGATCTTGATGATTCTTTTTCGTCCATCAGTCAAAGCAGATTCACTTTTCCTCGTTTAGCCCCAGTTCATGAAGAA GTTAGAGTAGCAGATAACTTCTACAGTTGTGATGATAGTGCTTCTGCAGCTGAGAAAGTGCTCCAAAGTGATGAATTTCACATTACTCGGGATCAATCACTGCAAAATGATGATACAGCGAATATTGCTTGTATGGAAAATTCCGAAGATGCAG GTACTTCGGTCAGAAGTTGGTTCAGCTTTGTTAAGGAAAAAGTGGAGAAAACAAATATCTTGAATATGTCAAGGGTGCTTATCTATTTTTTGGAAAGATTAGTGATGTTCTTCCGCAGTTTAAGATTAGAATTCTGGAGAACACAGAACAATATTTACCCATCTGTTGCCATGGAGCATGAAAACAATAGCCTTACAGCAGCTAGTGAAACAGTTTCTGAACGGAATCATATTCTTCAATTCACACAACGACTTGAGATACTAGAAAAAACATTTGGGGAACTTAGCCACAAACCTGCTGGCATACCTTTGGAGAAGGAGCAAATGCTTATGAGTTCCTTGGATAGAATCAAATGTGTTGAGTTTGACCTTGACAAGACTAAGAGG GTGCTTCATGCTACAGTGATGAAGCAGTTTGAGATTGCAGAGCTGGTGGAGAATTTGAGGGCATCAAAGAGTCAAGTAAATTGCTTTTCG GTCCATATTTGA
- the LOC137808559 gene encoding SUPPRESSOR OF ABI3-5 encodes MDPGRYALHQGWDNNSALEGYGAVHEPNFRVGGSYDERRFLDERYPRDPVYQRNNFHPDILDRDAYLPPGPPPVGHWSQSKRRGYDEDYPLDRESRRFQRPYHESYNQIDGFRDREIDTYPEFERFRDGYTGIENYGDRGYDKPARFVGHERDDYAYEDYDYKSRASSHHRREDSHDRDYDHGRHSYDSDYERGSRRDSNWRRRESRDRERDKRGHSREGDLSPRSSRRHERSRSRSHSRGSRSRSRSRSHSHSHSHSRSQSRGYDDHPRSRSPRGRSHGRSYREGSYTESRYDKSERRRDRDDKRQREHYSVAPSATVVVKGLSQKTTDEDLYQILAEWGPLRHVRVIKERNSGVSRGFAFIDFPSVGAAQAMMDKLGDDGLVVDGRKLFFEYSSKPTGGPGPDGAMKSGHNYKSITVPSDWMCTVCGYINFARRTSCYQCNEPRTDDAPAADISLSNSAASGKKGLEAGPTHVLVVRGLDENADEEMLRYEFSKHAPIKDLRLVRDKFTHVSRGFAFVHFYSVEDATKALEATNGTMLEKNGQILRVAYAKSILGPGSGTSGTSQSSSLAAAAIEAATFAQQYDSVGWAPKEYNPDDKLSTGPEQPGTGVGAPQSGFVWDEASGYYYDAASGFYYDGNTGLYYDGNNGIWYSYDNQTQQYIPCTDQNQNKAPNNESEPPKTSDGTGSKKVISAPATTVTSVEKPASLADAVQAAATAALAAEKKEKERSKEIKLASKSSILANKKKMNNVLTMWKQRSHEGQATRVALEDNQPSVSVDDRSYSAGHSAKNKSKNETMVRDSNASNPGIHTTLAQVAAIDPQAQPRPVSNSIGGTVMGVIRGSGRGVAKSDTYSGSTSVASSMLSSSSANVDPHAVATPFRTDVSALGSYTPSATIGSGRRRFSEMPLPSSAHKEQPQSTYRDRAAERRSLYGSSSSVGNDLADLDIGDSNRDFASRKGDTMPFPPGVGGGRVVGDVNIDTFEVITADKAIDENNVGNRMLRNMGWQEGLGLGKDGSGMIEPVLAQATEHRAGLGSQQKKLDPSLEVQAGDSYKMLIHKKALARFREMSDS; translated from the exons ATGGATCCTGGTCGCTATGCTCTGCATCAAGGCTGGGATAATAACAGC GCTCTTGAGGGATACGGCGCCGTCCACGAGCCCAACTTCCG GGTTGGTGGTTCCTATGATGAGAGAAGGTTTCTAGATGAAAGGTATCCAAGGGATCCAGTTTATCAGAGAAATAATTTCCACCCTGACATTTTGGACAGGGATGCCTACCTCCCGCCAGGACCACCTCCTGTTGGCCACTGGAGTCAATCCAAACGAAGAGGTTATGATGAAGATTACCCACTTGACAGAGAATCTAGACGTTTTCAGAGGCCCTATCATGAATCATATAATCAGATAGATGGTTTCAGGGATCGTGAGATTGACACCTACCCAGAATTTGAAAGGTTTCGGGATGGCTATACCGGCATTGAAAACTATGGTGACCGAGGATATGATAAGCCTGCCAGATTTGTAGGACATGAACGTGATGATTATGCCTATGAAGATTATGACTACAAGTCCAGGGCTTCCTCTCATCATCGTAGGGAGGATAGCCATGACAGGGATTATGATCATGGTCGGCATAGTTATGATTCTGATTATGAAAGAGGTAGTAGAAGAGACAGTAATTGGAGGCGACGTGAATCACGTGATCGGGAACGTGATAAGAGAGGTCATAGTCGGGAAGGAGATCTGAGTCCTCGTAGTAGTAGGAGGCACGAGCGCTCACGCTCACGATCACATTCTCGTGGTTCGCGTTCACGTTCTCGATCCCGTTCCCATTCTCACTCGCATTCTCATTCCCGATCTCAGTCTCGTGGATATGATGACCATCCAAGATCGAGGTCCCCTCGAGGTCGAAGCCATGGTAGAAGTTATAGGGAAGGTAGCTATACTGAGAGTCGATATGATAAGAGTGAAAGACGTAGGGATCGTGATGATAAACGACAGCGGGAACATTATTCTGTG GCCCCATCTGCAACCGTTGTTGTGAAAGGTCTTTCGCAGAAGACAACCGATGAAGATCTATACCAAATCCTT GCGGAATGGGGGCCCCTTCGTCACGTTCGTGTTATAAAGGAGAGAAATTCTGGCGTCTCTCGTGGATTTGCATTTATAGATTTTCCTTCTGTG GGAGCTGCACAAGCAATGATGGACAAACTAGGAGACGATGGTCTTGTTGTCGATGGCAGAAAGCTTTTCTTTGAATAtag TAGTAAGCCAACAGGAGGTCCTGGTCCAGATGGAGCTATGAAATCAGGTCATAATTATAAGAGCATTACGGTTCCATCTGATTGGATGTGCACTGTATGTGGCTACATAAATTTTGCACGCCGGACATCCTGCTATCAG TGTAATGAGCCCCGAACTGACGATGCTCCTGCAGCAGATATTTCATTATCAAATTCAGCAGCTTCTGGAAAAAAAGGTTTGGAAGCTG GTCCAACTCATGTTTTGGTTGTCCGAGGATTGGATGAAAATGCTGATGAGGAAATGCTCCGCTATGAGTTTTCCAAACATGCTCCAATTAAG GATCTGCGTCTAGTGAGAGATAAGTTCACTCATGTCTCAAGGGGATTTGCATTTGTGCACTTTTATTCG GTGGAAGACGCTACCAAAGCTCTTGAGGCAACAAATGGAACTATGCTTGAAAAGAATGGGCAGATTCTAAGAGTGGCATATGCAAAAAGTATCCTGGGCCCTGGGTCAGGAACATCAGGAACGTCCCAATCAAGCAGTCTTGCGGCTGCTGCTATTGAAGCTGCAACATTTGCCCAACAG TATGATTCAGTAGGATGGGCTCCGAAAGAATATAATCCAGATGACAAACTATCTACTGGTCCAGAGCAACCTGGCACTGGAGTTGGTGCTCCACAATCGGGCTTTGTTTGGGATGAAGCATCGGGTTATTACTATGATGCTGCTTCTGGTTTTTACTATGATGGAAATACTG GTCTTTACTATGATGGTAATAATGGGATTTGGTATTCATATGACAACCAAACTCAGCAGTACATACCTTGCACTGATCAAAATCAGAATAAAGCACCTAATAATGAGTCCGAACCTCCTAAAACGTCTGATGGTACTGGAAGTAAAAAGGTCATTTCTGCTCCAGCTACTACTGTTACATCAGTTGAGAAGCCAGCTTCATTAGCAGATGCTGTCCAGGCTGCAGCTACAGCTGCTTTAGCTgcagagaagaaagaaaaagaaagatcaAAGGAAATAAAACTCGCATCAAAGAGCAGTATTCTggcaaacaagaaaaaaatgaacaatGTATTGACAATGTGGAAGCAGAGGAGCCATGAAGGACAGGCTACTAGAGTTGCTCTGGAAGACAATCAGCCTTCTGTTTCAGTCGATGATAGGTCATATTCTGCCGGGCATTCTGCTAAGAATAAGTCAAAAAATGAGACTATGGTAAGGGACTCTAATGCTTCAAATCCAGGAATCCACACAACTCTTGCCCAGGTTGCTGCTATTGATCCTCAGGCACAGCCACGGCCCGTTAGTAATAGTATTGGAGGCACTGTGATGGGGGTCATAAGGGGCTCAGGAAGAGGGGTTGCTAAATCAGATACTTATTCAGGTTCTACATCTGTTGCATCATCTATGCTTAGTTCATCTTCAGCAAATGTTGATCCACATGCAGTTGCTACTCCCTTTAGAACCGATGTATCTGCCCTGGGTTCATATACACCATCTGCCACAATTGGAAGTGGCCGAAGAAGGTTTTCGGAAATGCCTCTTCCTTCTTCAGCTCATAAGGAACAACCTCAGTCAACTTACCGGGATCGTGCTGCTGAGAGGAGGAGTTTGTATGGCTCGTCATCTTCAGTTGGAAATGATTTGGCTGACCTTGACATTGGAGATTCAA ACCGAGATTTTGCATCAAGGAAGGGTGATACAATGCCGTTCCCTCCTGGGGTTGGTGGTGGACGTGTAGTTGGAGATGTCAACATTGATACCTTCGAGGTGATTACGGCAGACAAAGCAATTGATGAAAACAATGTCGGTAATAGGATGCTTCGCAACATGGGCTGGCAGGAAGGATTG GGACTAGGAAAAGATGGAAGTGGAATGATAGAGCCTGTCCTGGCACAAGCCACAGAACATAGGGCAGGACTTGGGAGTCAACAGAAGAAGTTGGATCCTAGCCTTGAGGTGCAGGCAGGTGACAGTTACAAGATGCTTATTCATAAAAAAGCACTTGCCAGGTTTCGGGAGATGTCAGACAGTTAA
- the LOC137808562 gene encoding zinc finger protein ZAT1-like — MEENQEAQHRRENRGSVPGEGEGLGGNGGGVHDNGIRSFTCHICEKGFSSGKALGGHMRIHNLSRKQVQKEKQGGGDVKSKAAKWVLVDGNPVCSVCGKSFSSLKSLFGHMRSHTEKAKRGIQSVTPIVGASSNSTSSSTLSDDFAVDLCGVLRGWSVTAKRGRRSPSCSKSNSGLEDGDEIEPRMQEAAYELMMLARGSPRWEQEVGADPIQEHPCRKRGNEEELLQPVFGNSDDVKNKKRNRKKVKLTELASTEEGNRFSSCRKCNTTFQSHQSWKDHLCSLQNSKNIQPQSDGKEEHHAKTNRKTGTETVLEGSGLEATKCEVLNKTFSTVEAIGEHKRSDWTSMAEAESAAQATSSNVETGQNCSKVFSFDLNEIPAMDVEEGVQSDLFIPANILTSSSYVPHPKKNLCH, encoded by the coding sequence ATGGAAGAAAACCAAGAGGCTCAGCATCGAAGGGAAAATCGAGGGTCGGTTCCTGGGGAAGGAGAAGGGTTAGGGGGTAATGGAGGAGGTGTTCACGACAATGGGATTCGTTCTTTCACGTGTCATATCTGCGAGAAAGGTTTCAGTTCAGGTAAAGCTCTTGGTGGGCACATGAGAATCCACAACCTTTCTAGAAAGCAGGTTCAGAAGGAGAAACAAGGTGGTGGTGATGTGAAATCCAAGGCGGCGAAATGGGTGTTGGTGGATGGCAACCCTGTTTGTTCTGTTTGTGGAAAGAGTTTTTCTTCGTTGAAGTCCTTGTTCGGGCACATGAGGTCTCACACTGAGAAGGCCAAGAGGGGAATTCAAAGCGTCACTCCGATCGTTGGCGCTTCCTCCAATTCCACTTCTTCCTCTACCCTTTCTGATGATTTTGCTGTTGATCTCTGTGGAGTTCTCAGGGGTTGGTCTGTGACTGCCAAGAGGGGCCGCAGAAGCCCTTCTTGCAGCAAATCGAATTCTGGTTTGGAAGATGGCGATGAGATTGAGCCACGGATGCAAGAGGCTGCGTATGAGCTCATGATGCTGGCCAGAGGGAGTCCCAGATGGGAGCAAGAGGTTGGTGCCGATCCGATTCAAGAACATCCGTGCAGAAAGAGGGGGAATGAAGAGGAGTTGCTGCAACCAGTTTTTGGGAATTCTGATGACGTGAAGAACAAGAAGAGAAACAGAAAGAAAGTGAAATTAACAGAATTAGCATCAACCGAGGAGGGGAACAGGTTCTCCAGCTGCAGAAAATGCAATACAACTTTCCAAAGTCACCAATCTTGGAAGGATCATCTATGCAGCCTTCAAAATTCCAAGAACATTCAGCCTCAGTCAGATGGAAAAGAGGAGCATCATGCCAAAACAAACAGAAAAACAGGAACAGAAACTGTTCTTGAGGGTAGTGGTTTGGAAGCCACGAAGTGTGAAGTTTTGAACAAGACTTTCTCAACTGTTGAAGCCATTGGGGAGCACAAGAGATCTGATTGGACCAGCATGGCAGAAGCTGAGTCAGCAGCTCAGGCAACCTCTTCAAACGTGGAAACTGGTCAGAATTGTTCCAAGGTTTTTAGTTTTGATCTTAATGAGATTCCTGCTATGGATGTGGAAGAGGGTGTTCAATCAGACTTGTTTATTCCTGCCAATATTCTGACATCATCCAGCTATGTTCCTCATCCTAAAAAAAACCTCTGTCACTAA
- the LOC137808563 gene encoding leucine-rich repeat receptor protein kinase HPCA1 produces MTTLCVLLFLGFLWAEIHVISSYTETQDVVALRSLKDEWHNTPPSWDRSDDPCGEPWEGVTCNKSRVTSLGLSTMGLKGKLSGDIGQLSELRSLDLSFNRDLTGSLSPELGELSKLNILILAGCGFSGNIPDELGNLSELSFLALNSNNFTGKIPPSLGKLSKIYWLDLADNQLTGPIPVSTSTSPGLDLLLKAKHFHFNKNQLSGSIPPKLFSSEMILIHILFDGNKLSGTIPSTLLQVKTLEVLRLDRNFLTGEVPSNLNNLTTISELNLARNNFTGPLPDLTGMDTLNYVDLSNNSFDPSDAPTWFTTLPSLTTLVMEFGSLQGRLPSKLFEIPQIQQVKLRHNALNDTLNMGENICPQLQLVDLQQNEISSVTLSSQYKNTLILIGNPVCSSALSNTNYCQVQLQDKQPYSTSLANCGGKSCPPDQKLSPQSCECAYPYEGIMHFRAPSFRELSNVNTFHSLEMSLWVKLGLTPGSVSLQNPFFDSNDYLLVQLSLFPSTGQYFNRSEVQRIGFDLSNQTYKPPKEFGPYYFLAYSYPFSGSHRGASLRKGVVIGIAIGSTFLVLSLIGLAIYAILQKKRAERAIGLSRPFASWAPSGKDSGGAPQLKGARWFSYDDLKKCTSNFSEHNEIGSGGYGKVYKGVLPDGKTVAIKRAQQGSMQGGQEFKTEIELLSRVHHKNLVALVGFCFEQGEQMLVYEFISNGTLRESLSGKSDIHLDWKRRLRIALGSARGLAYLHELANPPIIHRDVKSTNILLDENLTAKVADFGLSKLVSDSEKGHVSTQVKGTLGYLDPEYYMTQQLTEKSDVYSFGVVMLELITSRQPIEKGKYIVREVRTLMNKNDEEHYGLRELMDPVVRNTPTLIGFGRFLELAMQCVEESAADRPTMSEVVKALETILQNDGMNTNSTSASSSATDFGVSKGMRHPYIDASFNKNNGNDSSNSGFDYSGGYTISTKVEPK; encoded by the exons ATGACAACCCTTTGTGTGTTGCTCTTTCTGGGATTCTTGTGGGCTGAAATTCATGTCATTTCTTCATACACTGAAACTCAAGATG TTGTTGCACTCAGATCATTAAAAGATGAATGGCACAATACACCGCCCAGCTGGGACAGATCAGATGACCCCTGTGGAGAACCATGGGAAGGAGTGACCTGCAACAAATCAAGGGTTACTTCATT AGGATTGTCAACCATGGGCCTGAAGGGGAAATTAAGTGGAGATATTGGCCAACTTTCAGAATTGAGATCCTT GGATTTATCCTTTAATAGAGATTTAACAGGTTCTCTCTCTCCAGAGTTAGGAGAACTAAGCAAGCTAAATATACT GATTTTGGCTGGTTGCGGCTTCAGTGGTAATATTCCAGATGAATTAGGAAATCTTTCAGAGCTATCCTTCCT GGCTTTAAACTCAAACAACTTCACTGGAAAAATACCTCCTTCATTGGGTAAACTCTCCAAAATTTATTGGTTGGACTTGGCAGACAATCAGCTGACAGGGCCTATCCCAGTTTCAACCTCCACATCCCCTGGATTAGACCTTCTTTTAAAGGCTAAACACTT CCATTTCAATAAGAACCAGCTTTCAGGTTCCATACCCCCCAAGCTTTTCAGCTCAGAGATGATACTCATACACAT ATTGTTTGATGGGAATAAATTAAGTGGGACTATACCTTCAACATTGTTACAAGTCAAGACTCTTGAGGTTCT ACGGCTTGATAGAAATTTCCTGACAGGAGAGGTCCCATCAAATCTCAACAACCTTACAACCATCAGTGAATT GAATTTAGCTCGTAATAATTTCACAGGTCCTTTGCCTGACTTAACTGGAATGGATACCCTCAACTATGT AGATCTTAGTAACAACTCTTTTGATCCATCTGATGCTCCAACTTGGTTCACAACTCTACCATCACTAACCACTCT TGTTATGGAGTTTGGATCGCTTCAAGGTCGTCTTCCATCGAAACTATTTGAAATTCCTCAAATACAGCAAGT GAAGCTACGACACAATGCATTGAACGATACATTGAACATGGGTGAAAACATTTGTCCCCAATTGCAGCTTGTAGATTTACAACAAAATGAGATTTCCTCAGTGACCCTCAGTTCACAATACAAAAATACATTGAT TCTAATAGGAAATCCAGTGTGCAGTAGTGCTCTCTCGAATACAAATTACTGCCAAGTTCAGCTGCAGGATAAGCAACCCTATTCCACCAGCTTGGCTAATTGTGGAGGCAAATCTTGTCCTCCTGATCAAAAGCTCAGCCCCCAAAGTTGTGAATGTGCCTATCCATATGAAGGAATCATGCACTTTAGAGCACCCTCATTCAGAGAACTGTCCAATGTAAATACTTTCCATTCACTTGAAATGAGCCTATGGGTGAAATTGGGTCTAACTCCTGGCTCAGTTTCTTTACAAAACCCCTTCTTTGATAGTAATGACTATCTTCTAGTGCAACTATCACTCTTTCCATCAACAGGCCAATACTTTAATAGGTCAGAAGTTCAAAGAATTGGGTTTGATTTAAGTAATCAAACTTACAAGCCACCAAAAGAGTTTGGACCCTATTACTTCCTTGCATATTCTTATCCTTTTTCAG GTTCTCACAGAGGAGCTTCTCTTAGAAAAGGTGTTGTTATTGGGATAGCAATTGGCTCCACATTTCTGGTTCTGAGCCTCATAGGATTAGCTATTTATGCGATTCTGCAAAAGAAGCGTGCAGAGAGAGCCATTGGATTAAGTAGACCATTTG CATCATGGGCACCAAGTGGGAAGGATAGTGGAGGTGCACCACAATTAAAGGGAGCAAGATGGTTCTCTTATGATGATCTCAAAAAGTGCACCAGCAATTTCTCTGAACACAATGAGATAGGCTCTGGAGGCTATGGCAAG GTGTACAAAGGTGTTCTTCCTGATGGGAAAACGGTTGCAATCAAACGAGCTCAGCAAGGATCAATGCAAGGAGGCCAAGAGTTCAAGACTGAAATTGAGTTGCTTTCAAGAGTTCACCACAAGAATCTTGTTGCCCTTGTGGGGTTCTGCTTCGAACAAGGGGAACAGATGTTGGTTTACGAATTTATATCCAATGGAACACTTAGGGAGAGTTTGTCAG GAAAATCTGACATTCATCTTGACTGGAAGAGGAGACTGCGCATTGCTCTTGGTTCAGCCAGAGGACTTGCATACTTACACGAACTGGCCAACCCTCCCATAATCCACAGAGATGTGAAGTCGACTAATATCTTGCTGGATGAAAATTTGACAGCAAAGGTTGCAGATTTTGGCCTGTCCAAACTTGTATCAGACAGTGAGAAAGGCCATGTTTCCACTCAGGTTAAAGGGACATTG GGTTATCTGGATCCAGAGTATTATATGACCCAACAACTCACTGAGAAGAGTGATGTGTACAGTTTTGGAGTAGTGATGCTTGAACTAATAACCTCAAGACAACCAATTGAGAAGGGTAAGTACATTGTCCGCGAGGTGCGCACCCTGATGAACAAGAATGATGAAGAACACTATGGTTTGAGGGAACTGATGGATCCAGTGGTGAGGAACACACCGACCCTCATAGGATTTGGGAGGTTCCTAGAGTTGGCAATGCAATGTGTTGAGGAATCAGCTGCAGACCGTCCAACAATGAGTGAAGTTGTGAAAGCACTTGAAACCATTTTGCAGAATGATGGTATGAACACAAACTCCACATCTGCATCCTCATCTGCCACTGACTTTGGTGTTTCCAAGGGAATGAGGCATCCCTACATTGATGCTTCTTTTAACAAGAACAATGGCAATGATAGTAGTAATAGTGGCTTTGACTACAGCGGAGGGTACACAATTTCTACAAAAGTCGAACCCAAATAG